In the bacterium genome, one interval contains:
- a CDS encoding glutathione S-transferase N-terminal domain-containing protein encodes MKAIRFILGKLILFFNAIIPTKKLVERNAEQQKLADAQTQNYSIYQFEACPFCVKVRRHVNALNLKIEYKDAKNDPQVREELLSKGGKVQVPCLKIVEGESEVWMYESNAIIDYLNQQFQVEAA; translated from the coding sequence ATGAAAGCCATTCGTTTTATTTTAGGAAAACTAATCTTATTTTTTAATGCTATTATCCCTACCAAAAAATTGGTAGAACGCAATGCTGAGCAGCAAAAACTTGCTGACGCTCAAACGCAAAACTACAGTATTTACCAGTTTGAAGCTTGTCCCTTTTGCGTCAAGGTCAGACGCCATGTCAACGCCCTTAATTTAAAAATTGAGTACAAAGACGCCAAAAATGATCCCCAAGTAAGAGAAGAATTGTTAAGCAAAGGCGGAAAAGTTCAGGTGCCGTGTTTAAAAATTGTAGAGGGTGAAAGTGAAGTCTGGATGTATGAATCCAATGCAATCATTGACTATCTAAACCAACAGTTTCAAGTCGAAGCCGCATGA
- the tyrS gene encoding tyrosine--tRNA ligase gives MNDDLELLQRGTVEILPKGGLEKKLALAKKENRPLRVKAGFDPTAPDIHLGHTVLLQKMRQFQQLGHEVVLLIGDFTARIGDPTGRSKLRPALSEQDIQNNAQTYKEQVFKVLDSEKTQVKFNSEWLDQLSAAQLIEITTHYSVARMLERDDFAKRFKAEQSISIREFMYPLLQGYDSVALKADIELGGNDQKFNLLMGRELQKVYGLDPQVIMTVPLLEGTDGVQKMSKSYDNYIGVDEKPKDMFGKLMSISDDLMLRYYELLSDIGTEDLEKLKKNVQQAVVHPKQAKINFAKEVVTRFFTKDQAEQEAINFDSQFKQGDMPEDMPSIDVSECKDKSLADILCLAKVVASKSEARRLSQQNAVKLIEAGKSISEARVLNDANASPAFKTGDAIKIGKRKWLKFN, from the coding sequence ATGAATGATGATTTAGAGTTATTACAACGAGGCACAGTTGAGATTTTACCAAAAGGGGGCTTAGAAAAAAAGCTGGCCCTGGCCAAAAAAGAAAATCGTCCTTTGCGCGTTAAAGCTGGTTTTGATCCAACTGCACCTGATATTCATTTGGGACACACGGTGTTGTTGCAGAAGATGCGGCAGTTTCAACAACTCGGGCATGAGGTTGTTTTATTAATTGGTGATTTTACGGCGCGTATTGGTGATCCAACGGGGCGTTCAAAGCTTAGACCTGCATTATCAGAGCAAGATATTCAAAACAATGCTCAAACCTATAAAGAGCAAGTCTTTAAAGTTTTAGATTCAGAAAAAACCCAGGTTAAGTTTAACAGTGAGTGGCTTGATCAACTCAGTGCCGCTCAGTTGATTGAAATTACCACCCATTATTCAGTGGCCCGTATGTTGGAAAGAGATGATTTTGCCAAACGTTTTAAAGCGGAGCAGTCTATTTCAATTAGAGAGTTCATGTACCCCTTACTGCAAGGATATGATTCAGTGGCCTTAAAAGCAGATATTGAACTGGGCGGCAATGATCAAAAGTTCAATTTATTGATGGGTAGAGAATTACAAAAAGTTTATGGCCTAGATCCGCAAGTGATTATGACGGTTCCTTTATTGGAAGGCACAGACGGTGTACAAAAAATGTCTAAATCTTATGACAACTACATTGGTGTTGATGAAAAGCCAAAAGACATGTTTGGTAAATTAATGAGCATCTCAGATGATTTGATGTTGAGGTACTATGAATTGTTGTCAGATATCGGTACAGAAGATTTAGAAAAATTAAAAAAAAATGTTCAACAAGCTGTTGTGCATCCAAAGCAAGCAAAAATAAATTTTGCTAAAGAGGTGGTGACTCGTTTTTTTACTAAAGATCAAGCTGAACAAGAAGCTATTAACTTTGATAGCCAGTTTAAGCAAGGTGATATGCCTGAAGACATGCCAAGTATTGATGTATCAGAATGCAAAGATAAATCTCTTGCAGATATTTTATGCTTGGCAAAGGTTGTTGCTTCAAAATCTGAGGCTCGGCGCTTGAGTCAGCAAAATGCGGTTAAATTGATAGAGGCAGGAAAAAGTATAAGTGAAGCTAGGGTTTTAAATGATGCCAATGCATCGCCAGCATTTAAAACTGGCGATGCCATTAAGATAGGTAAAAGAAAGTGGCTTAAATTTAATTAA
- a CDS encoding RES family NAD+ phosphorylase, which produces MIDFSVISAWEGDSYRNITTCFPSQDLLDDLNLDESDKAVVQYWENKTSNIDHSISQVNRVFQYGDTTSTLAIFDQIQWNIGRFNTADFGVWYGALEAETSEIEALHWFYQHEKERLPQAKTDIHRDRKMFKAKIKTGKAIDLRTKKEIDQKQLIGENYGYTQNLAKVARASGVELFFTPSARNLGGNCTPIFKREAILEDQIIYYLRFTLTKKGEVYKTKQGIPQRVLLPV; this is translated from the coding sequence ATGATAGATTTTTCTGTTATTTCAGCATGGGAAGGTGACAGTTATCGGAATATAACTACTTGTTTTCCAAGTCAAGACTTACTGGATGATCTTAACTTAGATGAGTCTGATAAGGCCGTAGTGCAATATTGGGAAAATAAAACCAGTAATATTGATCACAGCATTTCTCAGGTTAACCGAGTATTTCAGTACGGTGATACAACAAGCACCTTGGCCATTTTTGATCAAATTCAATGGAATATCGGTCGGTTTAATACAGCCGATTTTGGTGTTTGGTATGGGGCTCTGGAAGCAGAGACATCTGAAATAGAAGCTTTACATTGGTTTTATCAACACGAAAAAGAACGTTTACCCCAAGCAAAAACAGATATTCATAGAGATCGTAAAATGTTTAAAGCAAAAATTAAAACTGGCAAGGCCATTGATCTTAGAACAAAGAAAGAGATTGATCAAAAACAGTTGATTGGCGAGAATTATGGTTATACGCAAAACTTGGCAAAGGTAGCTCGAGCATCAGGTGTAGAACTCTTTTTTACACCTTCTGCAAGAAATTTAGGTGGCAACTGCACGCCAATTTTTAAGCGAGAAGCTATTCTTGAAGATCAAATCATTTATTATTTAAGGTTTACTCTGACCAAAAAGGGTGAAGTTTATAAAACCAAACAAGGCATTCCTCAGAGAGTTTTATTGCCGGTATGA
- a CDS encoding trypsin-like peptidase domain-containing protein: protein MKKTSIKKLKLSVIALLCWTSLSAKPNLSLPVNCSDENIAMAAKKLNVSVKNLSNLLRNTVVTVKVNKKFIFSSVDAQVTQTDCSGFFVFDQQHVATAAHCVVGSDAATIILSDGTEIAAKNISHKNTAYDTIILELEEHAYSNISPITQELRQTTVTLDDTVMVLPGCQGEVHLDKTEHVFAVGTVDQLNGGNALKSPAYLISPESYPMGGKSGGLVISQNLQAIGLLSSQGTSHLPKIWHDQANENEKRYIQGGVTSIVNLPDLVEDKVYDKSFAEFFEDIRSNQDPYASFFLASVLKSFPNTHALIRSFYSQAETVARENREAFMFHWIANYAYYDLKHTDSAKHYFDLANTIQKDPHTLFHLAMLSHLEKNYDQAKAYAQQAVDLDPKHLAAQYYLSTY, encoded by the coding sequence ATGAAAAAAACAAGCATAAAAAAATTAAAGTTAAGTGTTATTGCTTTGTTATGCTGGACAAGTCTAAGTGCCAAGCCAAACTTATCTTTACCTGTAAACTGTAGTGATGAAAATATTGCCATGGCTGCAAAAAAACTTAATGTTTCCGTGAAAAACTTAAGCAATTTGCTCAGAAATACGGTTGTTACAGTCAAAGTGAATAAAAAGTTTATTTTTTCTAGTGTAGACGCGCAAGTCACGCAAACAGACTGTTCAGGCTTTTTTGTGTTTGATCAGCAACATGTTGCAACAGCGGCACATTGTGTGGTGGGTTCAGATGCTGCAACCATTATACTCAGTGATGGAACAGAAATAGCTGCAAAAAACATTTCTCACAAAAATACAGCGTACGATACCATTATTTTGGAACTTGAAGAGCATGCTTACTCTAATATAAGTCCCATCACACAGGAGCTTAGGCAAACCACGGTGACATTAGATGACACCGTTATGGTTTTACCGGGTTGCCAAGGAGAAGTTCATTTGGATAAGACTGAGCATGTTTTTGCTGTGGGAACTGTAGACCAGTTAAATGGCGGAAATGCTTTAAAGTCTCCGGCATACCTTATAAGTCCTGAATCATATCCCATGGGAGGAAAAAGTGGCGGGTTGGTGATCAGTCAAAACTTACAAGCCATTGGCTTGTTAAGCAGTCAGGGCACAAGCCATTTACCCAAGATATGGCATGATCAAGCCAATGAAAATGAGAAACGCTATATACAAGGAGGTGTGACCTCTATTGTTAATTTGCCGGATCTTGTTGAAGACAAAGTTTACGATAAAAGTTTTGCAGAGTTTTTTGAAGATATAAGAAGCAATCAAGATCCCTATGCCAGTTTCTTTTTGGCCAGTGTTTTAAAGAGCTTTCCCAATACCCATGCTTTGATACGCTCTTTTTATAGTCAAGCAGAAACAGTTGCCAGAGAAAACCGGGAAGCATTTATGTTTCATTGGATAGCAAATTACGCTTACTATGATTTAAAGCACACAGATTCAGCCAAGCACTATTTTGATTTAGCCAATACAATACAAAAAGATCCGCATACACTTTTTCACTTGGCCATGCTTTCACATCTAGAAAAAAATTATGATCAAGCCAAAGCCTATGCTCAACAAGCCGTGGACCTTGACCCAAAGCATTTGGCTGCACAATATTACCTCTCAACGTACTAA
- a CDS encoding thioredoxin domain-containing protein: MKILKSLSFAAFFAAGLLSLSACNSDKAVHSNIVYAQAGPKKDAVETLAKVNGESINEKSLLNFLQGPLKSQYLKVQSEFYATQTNALDEMVLDKLLEVEAKKQKISKADLLAKEVTKKAKKVSDSEIKSFYDDYVEKMKGNPRFQAPPFDDNVKNQIRQSLEGRNNAERKQAYFNELTHKYEVTYYTKPPRVDVASGNLPAKGKEDATVTIVEFSDFECPACRGAFETVEKVMKAYKGKVKLHFRDFPLSFHKKAKPAHNAARCANDQNKFWSYHDELFKSSTWVQAANEAAAIKELKNIAKKLRLDQKKFDACVDGKTHYAKVDEDFKAGQQVGVAGTPAFYVNGIPLPGAVPFEQFKKAIDAELARNKK, translated from the coding sequence ATGAAAATCTTAAAATCGTTAAGCTTTGCAGCTTTTTTTGCTGCTGGTTTATTATCTTTAAGCGCTTGCAATTCAGACAAAGCAGTTCACAGCAATATTGTTTATGCGCAAGCAGGTCCAAAAAAAGACGCTGTTGAAACCTTGGCCAAAGTCAATGGTGAAAGCATCAATGAAAAGTCGCTTTTAAACTTTTTGCAAGGCCCATTAAAAAGCCAATACCTTAAAGTCCAGTCAGAGTTCTATGCCACGCAAACCAATGCTTTGGATGAAATGGTCCTAGATAAACTGTTAGAAGTGGAAGCTAAAAAACAAAAAATATCTAAAGCTGACCTTCTAGCCAAAGAGGTTACCAAAAAAGCTAAAAAAGTTTCAGACTCTGAAATTAAAAGCTTCTACGATGACTATGTTGAAAAAATGAAAGGCAACCCCAGATTTCAAGCCCCTCCTTTTGATGACAATGTCAAAAACCAAATTCGTCAAAGTTTAGAAGGCCGCAATAATGCAGAAAGAAAGCAAGCTTACTTCAATGAATTAACCCACAAGTATGAGGTGACTTACTACACAAAGCCACCACGCGTTGACGTAGCCTCAGGCAATCTTCCTGCTAAAGGCAAAGAAGACGCAACAGTGACCATTGTTGAGTTTTCTGACTTTGAGTGTCCGGCTTGTCGCGGAGCTTTTGAAACTGTAGAAAAAGTAATGAAAGCCTATAAAGGTAAAGTCAAACTTCATTTTAGAGACTTTCCTTTAAGCTTCCACAAAAAAGCCAAACCTGCGCACAATGCTGCCCGTTGTGCCAATGACCAAAATAAATTTTGGTCCTATCATGACGAGCTATTTAAAAGCTCAACCTGGGTTCAAGCTGCTAATGAAGCTGCTGCAATCAAAGAGTTAAAAAATATCGCTAAAAAACTCAGATTAGATCAAAAGAAGTTTGATGCCTGTGTTGATGGCAAAACGCACTATGCAAAAGTCGATGAAGACTTTAAAGCTGGGCAACAAGTCGGTGTTGCTGGAACTCCTGCTTTTTATGTCAATGGTATTCCGCTACCTGGGGCGGTTCCCTTTGAACAATTCAAAAAAGCTATTGATGCTGAGTTAGCACGCAACAAAAAGTAA